The genomic window ACTTTGCCTTTTCTACGCATTTGTACATAGATCTGATTAAAGTGCTTGATTTGCTTCATGCCGAATACTACTTGCAAGCCATAAGCAAGAAGTGCAAATGCACCGAACACATAAATGAAATTCATGTAATGATCCCCTTTCTTCTCATCCAACATTGCAGCCCCACCAAATCTTCCAAGCGACATAACTCACTTCTAAATTCAGGATCGCCAATCACAGCAAAAAGTTGGTCGTATAATTTTAACAATTCTTTTTCCTTTTTTATTGTCAGATCTTGAGGGATTGCCAACAACAAAACAACTTGGACTTGTCCGTTGATCGTCGAAAGTGTATTTCTAAAAATCCCCACCGATAAAATGATTTCAGCAGATTTTTTATTGATAGCATGAGGAAAGGCGATCCCATATTCAAAAATCGTGCTTTTTAGTTTTTCACGTACAAACAAATGCGCTATGAATTCCTGATCGACTAACCCTTTTCTTTCAAGAGACACAAGCATGTCCGTCAGATTTTCCTTATACGTTTTCTTGTCATCTAAAACTTCAAAATCTAGTTTTAAATGATCGTGGCTGGCAGCTCTCAATTTTTCGGCTTTACGCCATTCTTCTTGTAACCAAGTTTCGTTGAATAAATTGGTTAATCGGATGATTGGTGTATGTTTCTTCACATTTTTTAGAGGAATCGTTGTAAAAACAGCAAAATACTGGTCTAGATTCTCTTTCTGGTATTCTTCTTCAGAAAAATGCACCAGGTTTATCTGAGGACCTAAAACCCGTTCCAACTGACGACGGATGATCAACGCCGTGCCTTTACCAGTATTGCAGACAATGGCAATTTCTTTATGCTCGTTGGTACTTGTTTGTCTTCTTAATGCAAGTTCAAAATAAAAAGCAACATAACTGATTTCTACAGGTGGAATGGCTCGTTCTAACCGCTCACCGATCTGCTGTAGCCCGATTTTGGCTAGTTCGTAAGCTAAAGGATATTGTGATTCGATTTCACCGTAAAACAAATCTTGAAGCTCAACCCGGAAAATCAAACGATTCAACATGTAGCGAAAGTGGTCTCTTATTTCGTAATATAAGAAAGATTCATCAAGCTCTACTAATAAAGATTCGTGGACTTTTTCCATCATCTGTTGAAATAATCCTTCGATTTTTTGCTCATCCATGGACGTTTGATCCATACTATCGATCCCACTTAAATTAAGAGGGAAACTGAGAAATGCTTGCTCTGTTTGACTTAGCGTGATGCTATACTCATATTCCAAATGATGGATCAACTCGATAAAATCAGGATGCTCCGTCATAAGATCTATATACTCATGTGGCAAATCAACTAAAATATTTCCCTTGAGCAGTCGTTTCATTGTTATAGAGATCGTTTTTTTCAAGAGAAGTTCTTGCGTTTTAGGCAAACTAAAATTTTGAATCAAGTTTTCAACGTAGTGTTTCGTATGTGCTGATAATGGGTGTTCTGCAAAATATTCTTGCACATAATGAAGGTGTAAAAGTCGTAGATCAAGTTCTTGCCCAACCATACGCAATCCACGATTTGGCGTTCCGATCACTTCCACATTAAAAGAGGCGATCAACTTTTTCATCACTCGTAGGTCTTTGACAACGGTACTTCGACTGACTCCTAACGCCTCGGACAGATCATC from Enterococcus sp. DIV1094 includes these protein-coding regions:
- a CDS encoding BglG family transcription antiterminator, which encodes MTLVNRWYQILQLLVTHKEMTIGGLKQKLIASTQTVKTSIESLNEELIGIAEIVQHKNDFHIEIEDFEKFDLIMNGSLKRKSDFNSSSKRVFFIVKQLIEQKDFVLIDDLSEALGVSRSTVVKDLRVMKKLIASFNVEVIGTPNRGLRMVGQELDLRLLHLHYVQEYFAEHPLSAHTKHYVENLIQNFSLPKTQELLLKKTISITMKRLLKGNILVDLPHEYIDLMTEHPDFIELIHHLEYEYSITLSQTEQAFLSFPLNLSGIDSMDQTSMDEQKIEGLFQQMMEKVHESLLVELDESFLYYEIRDHFRYMLNRLIFRVELQDLFYGEIESQYPLAYELAKIGLQQIGERLERAIPPVEISYVAFYFELALRRQTSTNEHKEIAIVCNTGKGTALIIRRQLERVLGPQINLVHFSEEEYQKENLDQYFAVFTTIPLKNVKKHTPIIRLTNLFNETWLQEEWRKAEKLRAASHDHLKLDFEVLDDKKTYKENLTDMLVSLERKGLVDQEFIAHLFVREKLKSTIFEYGIAFPHAINKKSAEIILSVGIFRNTLSTINGQVQVVLLLAIPQDLTIKKEKELLKLYDQLFAVIGDPEFRSELCRLEDLVGLQCWMRRKGIIT